The Equus quagga isolate Etosha38 chromosome 19, UCLA_HA_Equagga_1.0, whole genome shotgun sequence DNA segment AAGGTAGGCATGGACTGGGCATCACTGCCCCTCCGGCATGCATGACTCCACAAATCTGGCCCCAGGTTTTCTTTCTAAGCGATTTTACACTACTCTCTACTTGGAGCAACCCCTCCTCCGGACACTCACCCTTTCCCACCCCAGCTTGTAAGAAGTTTGGGGTAGGGGCTCATTTCCCCAGCCTCGTGTTTCCCTGGGGAGGACGTTCTATTAGAGTAACAGTATCATGCCTGCCCCCTTTCTGTCCCCCACTCACTCCTCCCCAGAAGGAGGAATAACTTATCTGACAGGCATCTGTGGCGCAGCCTCTTCCAGAGTCCCTGCTTTCTCAAAGCCACCTGCCTGCAGAGGGCACTTTCCAGTCTGTTCTTCACAATGCCCACAACCTTAGCAGGCAGGCCTGTCCCTGCACACACAGCCTCTGGATCCTGCGCTGCCTGAATATGCAATCATCAGACATTGTGATCTCCACCTGTCTAGGGGCTATCTCCTGAGTCTTATTCTTCTTAAACTGGATCCAAacttgggagagaaaggaaaggctgcAGATTTCGATTCCGTAGACCCCCACCACTGCTCTGTGCTCTCCCCCTCTCTAGCACAGCATCTACGTGGAGGCCCTCCCACACCTCTGGGCTGGCCACAGTACACCACAATCAAGAACCACCTTATGTCCAACGggtgctgtggcagcacccccaACTAACAGGCCCACAATGGTCATGGCACTCTGAgttacattctcttttttttcctttgcttcattAACCTGACAGGCAACCACTGAGTTCTGTATTTTTATCGTTATTTTTCTACATACTATTATTTGACTTCACAGGTGTTTACGTCCTATTTCTCCTATTGGATCACAAACTCCCCAAGGGCAGGggtccagcacagtgcctggcacacaggaacaGCACCAGCCTTGTTTAGAATGTGAGGTCAGGGAGGGGAAAGGCTGGGCTGGATCAGCAGCTCGAAGGCTTGCTGTGGCCTGACCAATGGAAAGATGGGGAGGGGGCATGCACTCACGCGATCTGGAGGGCTCGGGTGCCCAGCACACGGGCTCGCTCATACTTGGTCATGTACGGTGTGGTGATTCGCTTCTGGTTGGCCTGCGGTCGCTCTCCAGAGGGGAGGATCTCAACGTTCTCCTGGCCCTCCTGGACaccaagacagaaaaaagagaagatctCAGGGTGCATTTTTTGAGGTGATGGGAAggataatgatgacaatgattaTAACCATCAGAAGCAGAGTGCCTGGAGATGGCACAGTCCCAACAAGTCCTCGAGCACAGACAACAAATCACCCTAAGCAGGAAGCAAGAAGCAAGCACCCCATCTTCCATCTTCAGACAGCGTAACTGAGTCAATGGGTCAAGTGGCTCAAAAGTCAAAGTGAAGCCAGgaatatacaaacacacacatacacatattcatatatttaacaaTTACTTATTAAACAtctgccatgtgccagacatCATAACAGGTGCTGAGACAGAAAGCTAAGAGTTTCTGCTCTCAAAAAACTCACGTCTAGAGAGGAGACaagagtaaacaaaacagcagGTGGAAGAAAGGTGTGCAAGTGTGCAACACAGTTACTAAGAAGGGGGGCATCTAACTCATACTGGGGGATAAGAAGATAGTCCAGAGATGAGACTTGAGCTCATCTagaaggatgagtaggagctgCCAAGCCAACAAGgaagggaagggcattccaggcaagcTGCattgcatgtgcaaaggcacatgGATGGGAGAGAACATACTAGGTTTGGACAACTAATTGTGGAGTATGATTAGAGCAAAAGGTGTATatagggttttaagcaggagaacAAATTCTATAATAAAGGAattaagtcaacaaatatttattgagtgtttactatatgTCAGATAGTGTTCTAAGTGCTCGGGATAGAGCAGTGAGTAAGACAGATAAAAATTCTTCCCCTACAGAGCTTACATTATAATAAGATgagataaacaataaacaaaattaataaacaaaatatgtagtataaaaacagagaaaaaatgacAGGGAGTGCCAGGGTGGTGACGTGGGGGGAGGTGGAGAACAAGgtaattttaaataggatggtcaTGGAAGGCCTCAGTGAGGTAACACTTGgacagagacctgaaggaggtgaggagtaGGTGGTGTGCCTATCTAAGGGAAAAGTGTTCCTGGAAGAGGGAACAGCGTGATCCAAGGTCCTGAGCAGGGGTCTGCTGGGCATGGCAGGACAGCAAGAAGAGATAAGGTCACAGAAGAAGCAGGTGGCCAGATCATGGAGGATCTAGTACATCTTTTTGGCATTTACTCTGAATGAGATGGAAAGCCAGTGGATGAGGGTTCTAAGCAAAGGGGAGACACAGTTTGACTTAAGATTTAAAAGGATCACCCTGGATACTCTGTTGAGAATATTCTGTAGggggcaagggcagaagcagagagaccatTTAGGGAGACCAACAGTAGTTGATTGTGTACGCACGTAAGAAAGATGACTCTGGCAGCAGGAAGGCAAACCCAGCAGACTGAAGGCACGCAAACTAGTGACACAATCTCTGCATTAATGCGGGTAGAGAGCAAGGAACATCTAAACCAGGCTAAGGCACTAGAAATGGAGAGACGGAACCGGGCTGGACCACATGTAGGAGGCAGAATCAACAGGACAGGGACGGAAGGGACCAGACGGATGGAGAAGGAGGTTTGTGACTCAGTGAATAGGGACCTGAGAGTGCCATGCAGAGAGAGGAAATCCAAAAAGAGGGCTTCAGCTTCCTAGCCTAAAAAATATCCAGGGATCACTCTCTCTCCAGGAGACATAAAGCACGTCTTCCTCTATCAGTCACACAGGACAGAAAGCCTTATTTTATTCATGAAGCTGGTAACCCATCCACCtagttgctcaagccagaaagCCAGGAGTCCTCCTCGTCATCTCCCACTTTCTCAGCCCCACATCCAATCCACCAAAATATCTTTCATCTGTTTTCTCGTCACTGACACTACTAGCATCCGAGTCCAAGGTACAGGTGTCTCACCTGGAGGGCTGAGAGTCCCCTAACTGGTCTCTCTCTAACTCTTGCTCCTCCCCAAGTCACTCCTCACTCTGAGGCCAGAATGTTCTTTCTGAAGTGTAAACTGGGTCAAGCCACTCCCCGACTCAAAACTGGTCAGTGGCTTCCTGCTACCTTTATGTTACAAAAACCTGCCTAATCTGTACCTTTACCTGTCCAGCTTTATCCCAGGTCACTCTCCCCCTTGCTCCTTATGTTAGCCCCATCCTgcagagcacctggcacataataaacatttagcaactgtttgctgaatgaatgaaggcgaTATTTCACCCGGCAGTGAACTGACTGCCCCAGAAGCCACAGGCTGTGGTCCAAGTGGACAAAAGCCTTCAGGACCACCTGAAGGGCTTCTCCACTACCCAGGACCGGAACTCTGCTCTCTCTAAGTGGGGTGGTTGTGGCAGGGGCTGTGATCATAAACAGGAGACAGATGCATTCAGGTAATCATCACCGCTGGACTATCCGGCAGCTTGGGCTGCAGAGCAGGGAGCCCACGGCCAAGTACCGACCTCCTCGGCCTTCTCCAAGTCATCCAGCCCTTCATCCTCCTCCACATCATCAAAGTCGTCGCCATCAAAACTGTACGAGAAGAACAGGCCAGTCAGTTAGAGCATCACTTGCTAGATTCCAAGAAGGCAGGGATCTGTGCCTCATCCCGTCTGTAggaggcgctcaataaatatctacttGATGAGCGAATCAAACTTCTGTTCCATTTACTCCTTCAACCTTACCCCATCAGCCCCTCAATTTTGCTAGGATTCAGGCATCaccactgtttctctctctgcgGGATCATTCCCATCGGCATGCAAACATGTAGTTATTTCcccatcttaaaaaacaaacaaacaaaactcatttCTCTAGTCCCTCCCCACCGAGCCCTGTTCCCACGCTCCCCTTGGGAGCAAAATTCATGCGAGAGTAGTCCACCTCCAAGGTTTCCAATTCTTCTCTTCCCATTCTGTCATAATCTCACTCCAAGAAGACGTTCACCCCCACGGCTCCATCAAAAACACTCCTTTCAAGTTCGTTCCTGATTCCCACCTCGCTACATCCAATGTACTATTCTTGTTCTCAGCCGGCTTGATCTGTCAGTTGGCACACGAGATCCTCCCTCTCACTCAGTACATTCTCCTCACCTGACTGCAAGGACACCTCACTCTCTTCGTGTTCCCCCACCTCCCTGGTtgctccttctcagcctcctcttccggtttctcctctttccccccaAACACTCCACGCTGGAATGCTCTGACGCTCAGTCATCTCCTCTCCTCTACTGATTCGCCCCTGATCTCACCTGTAGCTTCCTTTTCACTAATATGCTGACGAATGCCCTATTTTAATCTCCTCCGACCCCCCACACGTCAGGAAATCTTTTTGGCTGTggcttcaaaatacatccagaattcAAAACCACTTCTCACTCCCCTGCTACTATGGCCCCAGTACAAGCCACTGCCTTCCCCCACACGGATCACCGCAAGCCTCCCGGACTCTCCTCTGGATTACTTCTATACTACATACTTCTACGACGTAATCTCACGCGACCCCGTATTATCTGTTTATGGGCCTGTCCCCTCTGCCAGAAAGGAGCACCTGGAGAGCCGGGACTACGCCTAATCCACCCCAACATTTCCATTACAAGACACGGAGCCCGGCTCGGGGGAAGTCTGCTGAAAGACATCTCTCACTGATCATCTCTGGTCCTCGAGCCTGGGCCTTTCTGTGCCCAGCCTCTGGCCAGGTCTGTGCTCCGGGCTCCCcgcccttccctcctccagttCCGCGGGCCCTCAGAGCCCCCAGGCCCCTCAGACACTGCCCCTCGACCTGGCTCCTCAGCCTCCTCGGACCCAGGCCCTCGCCTCACCCGCCCCTTCCGAGATGCCGCAAAGGCCACTTCGCTCCCACACTCACTTGTCCTCGTTGTCTGACATGCTGCCCGCGCCGCGGCGACCCGGCTTTGCGCCCCAGGCCCGCACGGAGGCCCGCGAAGAGCGCGCCTCCGCCTCGCGCGGCGCCACGCGTACTCTGCGCCTGCGCCGTGACCCAGAGGCAATCACTTCCGGGAGGCAGGCCAGAGTGTATGTGCGCATGTGCTGAGAGGTGCGTGCTTGTTACCATGGTAGCCAGAGCCTCTAGCTGCCGGCTCAAGGGGCAGAAATCTCAAAGTATTTCTGCCGGGTGGTGCCGCAGAAGAGCGGTGGTTACGGTCTCCGGAGCCCGCGCCGCTCTCTGTGGGGACAGGGGCACCCCGTCGGGGTCTTACTTTAGGGTGAGGATTCAGTTTTGGCGTACCACGCAACGGGCTCTATCGTGATCACCGCTACCCTAACGCCCCCTTCCTCCCGAGGGGGCTTCCCTGCCACGGGCGCCGGGTCAGGATGAGGTCTCTGTTCGTGTGTGTGCATCTGCCTGTGTATCTGTTCGGGGTAGGAGGATCGGGGACTGCCGCAATGCTGACGCCCGGCGTCAGGATTCTCTTGCTGCCCGACCCCGCTCCTAGACTTGGGGTGGTGCTGAGGGGTGCGGGAGCAGAGATTGGACCTGAGAGACATGGGTGTGTCATTGCAGTTTTCCTCCTCAGGGTACTCCTATGGCttcccaggagagggaggaggcagtggccaAAGGAACGGGGTTCTGGCGCTGCCCTAAGCCGGCCACTTACACCCCGGGGACCTGTGAGCTGCTCAGAGGTCAGTGCGTTAAAGGACACGAGAAGAGGAGCAATGGTAACAGTTACCCTGTGGAACTCAGTTCTCTCCTACATGACCTGTGGCTCAGCGattgctattttcattttacagataagaagcCTGGGGTTCAGAAATGTTCCGGGATCCTACAACTTACAAGTGGCCAAAAGTcaaagaactaagaattttagAGTGGTTAACTCCTGTGCATCCCTTAGATCACACTTTCAATTTCCCCACGGAAGCCTTATTTCCTCCCGACCCGCCACCACCACAGTGCAGCCAACTGTTATGTGCCCTTACGCTACCAAATACCTTTTCCTTCACTGGACTTGGCACAACCTGTAATCAGATATTTAGTGTGTCCCATTGGATTAATATCCATCTACCACTCTAACTCATAAACTCCATCAGGGATGGGATTGTGTCTGTTTTGGCTCACAATTGtagctccagcccctggcacatGCTTAATGAAtacttgttcatttattcattcattcactcaacaaaaaatttttaaaagcccacTGTGTGCTTTAGACATTGTcctaggtgctgaggatatagcagtaaaaaaagaaaagaaaagaaaagagcaaaaattcttgctctcatggagctaaTATTCTAGTAAGAAGgtaacaaatgataaataagtaaaatatacagaCCTTAGATGGGGATAAGTGCTATAGTGCAAAATGaagcaggaaagggagagagggagtacTCAGGCGCAAAATGGGGGTAAGAGGTGAcacttttaaatttcaatagaGTGAGATGAGGGTGTCTGCCTGCAGCCCAGGAGACCTCATAGAATGCTTTGTCTTGCAGTGATGATGAAGAAATCCAAACTGACTAGCTTCCAACAGCGCCACATCATGGACACCATGAGAAGTAAGAGGCAGTCTACAGAGGTTTCCTGGGCAGAGAGATATTGGGCCACATTTTTAATGTTCCTCCATATTAAGGGGTAGGAGACCTCTTTAAAAAGA contains these protein-coding regions:
- the POLR2F gene encoding DNA-directed RNA polymerases I, II, and III subunit RPABC2 produces the protein MSDNEDNFDGDDFDDVEEDEGLDDLEKAEEEGQENVEILPSGERPQANQKRITTPYMTKYERARVLGTRALQIAMCAPVMVELEGETDPLLIAMKELKARKIPIIIRRYLPDGSYEDWGVDELIITD